The following proteins are encoded in a genomic region of Magnolia sinica isolate HGM2019 chromosome 1, MsV1, whole genome shotgun sequence:
- the LOC131254763 gene encoding protein MLN51 homolog isoform X1: MAVEVGEEEAEYESDPEESVLPLAMRRREASDDEDGDAEEAGREKKPVARAGIASDGESDGQGGAPGYEDEESEIEEEEEEEEEEGEEVEEEEELEDEGGEFEVPEAAVEAVAVAESSGEAVAAGSRGKNQGAEEEKKESEPFAVPTAGAFYMHDDRFRENGGGRHRRTPGGRKLWESKDNREWVHDRFEEMNLQDAGYDEERRNSKGHFRGRGKYRGHDRGYVRGNRSRVYDDGNNQNRNFKSVRGRGPRRYEPPGKNNSVMSVTQNKQSGKILDTPSNASSGRAPAHTSNSQPDSFIPRKHVFASSLSSASPPFYPSGSSNQDISVTQKRDAQTGGTNRNLHSSAPIEENFSTSHSSTLLRGKNVVHPTGQDRPYMADSTRPVGGKPLNNLQLQSSGSSSPVNTTQSPQSRIQGRGLTISAQLNHQPSSSPNQVNRGFGQTQLPVVHQRAVQNAIQPALRASPQQLGQHAVGGTQASSPPQAQSINSSDVGEIESPPGSSKSKTALVGKGKASIQGSGRGSFLYSGAQVIGATGAMGVAHGDQNFPGTPALLPVMQFGGQHNGGLGVPAVGMALPGYVAQPQLGFGNSEMTWVPVLAGAAAAGALGATYCSPYIAVDGGYYGRPSGQTSLSGSKEASTNKPNNVSKPPQRPELVNDEFGQRQNKPRRYSEMNFGP, from the exons AGGAGTCGGTGCTGCCGCTGGCGATGCGGCGGAGAGAGGCGAGTGACGACGAAGATGGAGATGCAGAGGAGGCGGGGAGAGAGAAGAAGCCGGTAGCAAGGGCTGGGATCGCATCGGACGGGGAATCAGATGGTCAGGGTGGAGCGCCAGGGTATGAAGATGAGGAATCTGAGatagaagaggaggaggaggaagaagaagaagaaggtgaggaagtggaagaagaagaggagttaGAAGACGAAGGAGGGGAATTTGAGGTTCCGGAGGCGGCGGTGGAGGCAGTGGCAGTGGCGGAATCCAGCGGAGAAGCAGTGGCGGCGGGTTCTCGAGGGAAGAATCAAGGGgcagaagaggagaagaaagagagcgaGCCATTTGCTGTGCCGACTGCAGGTGCTTTCTACATGCATGATGATCGGTTTAGGGAGAATGGTGGTGGGCGGCACAG GCGCACTCCTGGTGGACGGAAGTTGTGGGAGTCCAAAGATAATCGGGAATGGGTGCATGATAGATTTGAAGAGATGAATTTGCAAGATGCCGGTTATGACGAG GAGAGGAGGAATTCTAAAGGTCATTTTAGAGGACGTGGTAAATACAGAGGTCATGATCGTGGATATGTAAGAGGAAACAGGTCTAGAGTTTATGATGATGGTAACAATCAAAACCGTAATTTCAAGAGCGTAAGGGGGAGAGGGCCTAGGAGATATGAACCTCCTGGGAAGAACAATAGTGTGATGTCTGTTACTCAAAATAAGCA GTCTGGAAAAATACTTGATACCCCATCAAATGCTAGTTCAGGGAGGGCACCTGCTCATACCTCAAATTCACAACCTGACTCATTTATCCCTCGGAAGCATGTTTTTGCCTCAAGCTTAAGCTCTGCCTCTCCTCCATTTTATCCCTCTGGGTCTTCCAATCAAGACATTTCTGTAACACAGAAGAGGGATGCACAAACTGGAGGAACCAATAGGAACCTTCATTCTTCTGCGCCAATAGAGGAGAATTTCTCCACGTCCCACTCCAGTACATTGCTGCGAGGGAAAAATGTTGTTCATCCTACTGGCCAGGATAGGCCTTATATGGCTGATTCTACTCGCCCAGTTGGTGGGAAACCATTGAACAATTTGCAATTGCAGTCTTCCGGATCGTCTTCCCCAGTCAACACAACACAATCTCCTCAGTCCAGGATTCAAGGGAGGGGTCTAACTATCTCAGCACAACTTAATCATCAGCCTTCCTCATCTCCTAACCAAGTCAACAGAGGTTTTGGACAAACACAGCTCCCTGTTGTCCATCAAAGGGCAGTTCAAAATGCCATTCAACCTGCTTTACGTGCTTCTCCTCAGCAGTTGGGTCAGCATGCTGTCGGTGGGACTCAGGCCTCCTCGCCACCTCAAGCTCAGTCAATCAATTCATCCGATGTTGGAGAGATAGAATCTCCACCAGGTTCGAGTAAATCTAAGACTGCTTTGGTTGGAAAGGGGAAAGCCAGTATTCAGGGAAGTGGAAGGGGCTCTTTTTTGTACAGTGGAGCCCAAGTTATTGGAGCTACTGGTGCCATGGGTGTTGCTCATGGTGATCAAAACTTTCCTGGCACTCCGGCACTCCTGCCAG TTATGCAATTTGGGGGTCAGCATAATGGTGGTCTTGGTGTTCCTGCTGTTGGCATGGCACTTCCTGGATACGTTGCCCAACCACAGCTTGGCTTTGGAAATTCTGAGATGACATG GGTGCCAGTCTTGGCGGGAGCTGCTGCAGCTGGAGCTCTGGGGGCAACCTATTGTTCACCTTATATTGCTGTTGATGGTGGTTACTACGGTCGCCCATCAGGACAGACATCTTTGAGTGGCTCTAA AGAAGCAAGCACTAACAAACCTAATAACGTGTCGAAGCCTCCACAAAGACCTG AGCTTGTAAATGATGAATTTGGTCAAAGGCAAAACAAGCCTCGCAG ATACTCGGAGATGAACTTTGGCCCGTGA
- the LOC131254763 gene encoding protein MLN51 homolog isoform X2: MAVEVGEEEAEYESDPEESVLPLAMRRREASDDEDGDAEEAGREKKPVARAGIASDGESDGQGGAPGYEDEESEIEEEEEEEEEEGEEVEEEEELEDEGGEFEVPEAAVEAVAVAESSGEAVAAGSRGKNQGAEEEKKESEPFAVPTAGAFYMHDDRFRENGGGRHRRTPGGRKLWESKDNREWVHDRFEEMNLQDAGYDEERRNSKGHFRGRGKYRGHDRGYVRGNRSRVYDDGNNQNRNFKSVRGRGPRRYEPPGKNNSVMSVTQNKQSGKILDTPSNASSGRAPAHTSNSQPDSFIPRKHVFASSLSSASPPFYPSGSSNQDISVTQKRDAQTGGTNRNLHSSAPIEENFSTSHSSTLLRGKNVVHPTGQDRPYMADSTRPVGGKPLNNLQLQSSGSSSPVNTTQSPQSRIQGRGLTISAQLNHQPSSSPNQVNRGFGQTQLPVVHQRAVQNAIQPALRASPQQLGQHAVGGTQASSPPQAQSINSSDVGEIESPPGSSKSKTALVGKGKASIQGSGRGSFLYSGAQVIGATGAMGVAHGDQNFPGTPALLPVMQFGGQHNGGLGVPAVGMALPGYVAQPQLGFGNSEMTWVPVLAGAAAAGALGATYCSPYIAVDGGYYGRPSGQTSLSGSKACK, translated from the exons AGGAGTCGGTGCTGCCGCTGGCGATGCGGCGGAGAGAGGCGAGTGACGACGAAGATGGAGATGCAGAGGAGGCGGGGAGAGAGAAGAAGCCGGTAGCAAGGGCTGGGATCGCATCGGACGGGGAATCAGATGGTCAGGGTGGAGCGCCAGGGTATGAAGATGAGGAATCTGAGatagaagaggaggaggaggaagaagaagaagaaggtgaggaagtggaagaagaagaggagttaGAAGACGAAGGAGGGGAATTTGAGGTTCCGGAGGCGGCGGTGGAGGCAGTGGCAGTGGCGGAATCCAGCGGAGAAGCAGTGGCGGCGGGTTCTCGAGGGAAGAATCAAGGGgcagaagaggagaagaaagagagcgaGCCATTTGCTGTGCCGACTGCAGGTGCTTTCTACATGCATGATGATCGGTTTAGGGAGAATGGTGGTGGGCGGCACAG GCGCACTCCTGGTGGACGGAAGTTGTGGGAGTCCAAAGATAATCGGGAATGGGTGCATGATAGATTTGAAGAGATGAATTTGCAAGATGCCGGTTATGACGAG GAGAGGAGGAATTCTAAAGGTCATTTTAGAGGACGTGGTAAATACAGAGGTCATGATCGTGGATATGTAAGAGGAAACAGGTCTAGAGTTTATGATGATGGTAACAATCAAAACCGTAATTTCAAGAGCGTAAGGGGGAGAGGGCCTAGGAGATATGAACCTCCTGGGAAGAACAATAGTGTGATGTCTGTTACTCAAAATAAGCA GTCTGGAAAAATACTTGATACCCCATCAAATGCTAGTTCAGGGAGGGCACCTGCTCATACCTCAAATTCACAACCTGACTCATTTATCCCTCGGAAGCATGTTTTTGCCTCAAGCTTAAGCTCTGCCTCTCCTCCATTTTATCCCTCTGGGTCTTCCAATCAAGACATTTCTGTAACACAGAAGAGGGATGCACAAACTGGAGGAACCAATAGGAACCTTCATTCTTCTGCGCCAATAGAGGAGAATTTCTCCACGTCCCACTCCAGTACATTGCTGCGAGGGAAAAATGTTGTTCATCCTACTGGCCAGGATAGGCCTTATATGGCTGATTCTACTCGCCCAGTTGGTGGGAAACCATTGAACAATTTGCAATTGCAGTCTTCCGGATCGTCTTCCCCAGTCAACACAACACAATCTCCTCAGTCCAGGATTCAAGGGAGGGGTCTAACTATCTCAGCACAACTTAATCATCAGCCTTCCTCATCTCCTAACCAAGTCAACAGAGGTTTTGGACAAACACAGCTCCCTGTTGTCCATCAAAGGGCAGTTCAAAATGCCATTCAACCTGCTTTACGTGCTTCTCCTCAGCAGTTGGGTCAGCATGCTGTCGGTGGGACTCAGGCCTCCTCGCCACCTCAAGCTCAGTCAATCAATTCATCCGATGTTGGAGAGATAGAATCTCCACCAGGTTCGAGTAAATCTAAGACTGCTTTGGTTGGAAAGGGGAAAGCCAGTATTCAGGGAAGTGGAAGGGGCTCTTTTTTGTACAGTGGAGCCCAAGTTATTGGAGCTACTGGTGCCATGGGTGTTGCTCATGGTGATCAAAACTTTCCTGGCACTCCGGCACTCCTGCCAG TTATGCAATTTGGGGGTCAGCATAATGGTGGTCTTGGTGTTCCTGCTGTTGGCATGGCACTTCCTGGATACGTTGCCCAACCACAGCTTGGCTTTGGAAATTCTGAGATGACATG GGTGCCAGTCTTGGCGGGAGCTGCTGCAGCTGGAGCTCTGGGGGCAACCTATTGTTCACCTTATATTGCTGTTGATGGTGGTTACTACGGTCGCCCATCAGGACAGACATCTTTGAGTGGCTCTAA AGCTTGTAAATGA